A segment of the Cricetulus griseus strain 17A/GY chromosome 6, alternate assembly CriGri-PICRH-1.0, whole genome shotgun sequence genome:
GAATGAACACTTTCAGGTTCTGTTGTTGCTGCAGACGCCAAGGAGAGACTGGAGCCAGAGTGAGTGCGGCTCAAGTTATCAGCTGCAGGGACAAGAAATCAGCAAACAGTGAAGAGCTTTACCAAGGCACCATCCCTGCTGCCCTCACTCACTGTGACAGAGTGTCCCTCTGCCAAACACAGCCAACTCTCTGGCCCAAACCCTGAATGCCTCTTACCATCTCAAAGCATCACATTTTGGTCTCAATTTCTCAAGCCTGTTTAAAAGGATAATTCCCCATTACCCTGCCAGCCTCACATTGGTCTTGAGAAATTACAATGAGATAAAGAAGCCGAGCACTAGACAGCAAGTGCAGGACGGCTGCTAGACGAGGCTGCTTACGGGTGGAGGAGCACTTGGTCCCAGAGTCACTACAGGACTCTTCTCGGTGAACTGACTTTGGCCGAGGCTTTTTAGGCTTTGATTTAGGTTTGCCAAGTCCTTGCTCCTCCAAggcctgctgctgcttcctccgCAAGTATTCCTGTTTAATGAGCTCTCGCCgagccttctcctcctccttccgcAGCCGATCCTCTTCAGCCTTACGCCTGAGAGAAAAATGGATTCATAAGAGGCTGGGTCAGAGCTATTCTTCCTAGGGACAAATCTACCAGACCCACCTCTTGTAGCCCTCCCCTGAGCacttctctgtggctctctctGCAGATTACTAGGGCTATGGGAGTATAGGAGCAAAAGGCAGTGGTGAAAGGGGTAAACTTTCTGgaaagtactgggatcacagacaaCTTATTTCCTGTGCTACATACTGGAAGCCTCATCATTAAAATGGGGAGTGAATGCACAGGGCTATAGGGCTGCTATGAAAATTAAGGATCATACAAGGGAAGTGTTTGACATGAGAGCTGCACAGATGTGTACTGTCATGGCTAGTAAATGAGGAATGATGCTATCTTAACTGGGGTGTGTCAGCTTAGCCCTGTCTATATCATCTATATGTGCGGCTATGCCATCCCACTGGCTGCTGAGGAAGAGGTTACCGGGCTTCATCTCGCTTGAGCTCCACTTCAGCCTCCAGCTGCTGCTTGCGTGCTCGAGCCTCTTCAGCCTTGCGCTGTTGTTTCAGAAGGAAGGCTGCCCTCTTCTTAGCAAGCTCATCTTCTGCTTTCTGTTCATCCTACAAAACCCATCACTTTATAGTCAGTGATAGTAGAAGAAACTCCTTAAACTATCCAACCTAAGCTTACCTTGATCAAGTATGGACTTtaacatacacttaaaataatttgacttcttggggagagagagtgagtcagggtctatgtagccctggatgtcctagaacccCCTATGCAGAACAAGCTGGATTTAGactcagaaatctgtctgcctctgcctcccaaaggcatGTACCCCCATGCCCAGCTCTGACTCTTTAATGAATGAGCTCATCATATGTACATTACGACACAAATAGAAGGAAGTCTATGCCATCAAAATAGCCTCAGTTAGATGGCCTTCCACATGACCTACACCAAATTCAGTTTCCCTGCAAAACCACACATTTCCCCACAAACTTAGCTAGCTCAATGTGACTATACTCTACCACACAAACTACAAATGGgaatgaggagatggctcagcagagaaaatgtttgctgggcaagcatgaggacctgagttcagatcctcagaacccacaaaaaaaGACACGCAGGAAAGacagcctgcctgtaatcccactacATGAGAAGCAGAGATAGGAAATCTGTGGAGCAAACTAGCCAGCCAGGCTGACTGAAATGGTAAGCTCTGAGTTCTATAAGACACCTTGCTTCAGAATATGAGGGGCTATGGCCGTATCACCCTGAACTCATCCAATCTCATCTAAAACATAAGATGgaaagcaatcaaggaagacacccaatgtcaacctcaggcacacgtgttctctctctctctctctctctctctctctctctctctctctctctctcaggcacaCGTTCtcacgttctctctctctctctctctctcaggcacacgttctcttctctctctctctctctctctctctctctctctctctctctctctctctctctcacacacacacacacacacacacacacacacatacacacacatacgtcAACAAAATGTGCATCTTATAAGGCTGCGACTATGCCATGTGGTCAGAAAACAAGACATGGTcaagacagaaaagaaacccCAGGGTCCATACTTCTCTTCATCTCCAAGAAAGTACAGAGAAAGGTATTTCTAAAGCTTCTCTGTGGACAGGTTTTCATATCAGGGCTGGGTGGGCAAACTGTAGCACACAGGTCATGCACGGCCTGGATGTCTTTGAACAGTCTTCAAGTTCTAAgcactttttacatttttaaagaccaAAAAGTCATCCAAAAATCAAGTATTTCATGATTTGTGAAAATTATCAGGTTCTAGGACTACATCTGACTGGGTCTACCCTCCACCTTCAGGATGGAGGCTTCTGTAGCCCATGAAGTCAGACATGTTTCTCCCCTGCTTTTTAGGGAATCAGCTTAGAACACAAGTTCTTGAGACATCCTCTCACCTAAGGCGATGTGAACATATCTCATGAGCACATCACTCACCTTGAAGAAGAAACCAACCCCAGGTTTCTGGTCACCATCTCCACCAAGCTCCACTGAGCTTTCATTGCCAACACCCTCTCCATCCTCGTCAGGGGCCTTCAGGTCAGAGAGGTCCACCTCAATGAGACTGGCCTTGCTCCTCAGCGGCTCTTCCATCAGGGTGTGTTCTTTGCCTATGATGGCAGAGGAGCTCAGCCCTGCCTCTTTCACACTTGTATCCAGACCCTCTTTAAAGTTCATCTGCTCTGATACAATGTTTGCATCTTTGCAAGAGGACAGAACAAATGCCCGATGGTTGCTCTCATCATGGAGCCTATAACTGTCAAAGAGACACTTCTCAGGGGGTTCCCCACCTGGATCGGAGGGTGACCGTGGATGAGTGCTTGGGGGCAAAGACCGAGGATGTGGGAGTGTTTCCATACTGGGTGTTGGGGTTTTGCTCCGGGAACAACCCTGCTGTCTGTCTTTTGGAACCTTCAGTTCAGCTGGCCTTCCCGGACGGGAGTTCCGGCCCTGGCCAAGCCGTGGGGGTTTGCGGTGGCCAGGCACACCAGTTGGAGAGAGTGGCTCAACAAAGTGGACTGGGGCCTTTACCTTTTGGTCCTGGCAGTTATTTTTAGCGCCTGGTGTTGGCACTGTGGGGGACTTCATGAGAagctgctcctgctgctgggaGATCTTCAGTATAGCCTGCTGCAGTGTACTGATGGTCTCATTCAGCTTTTCAATAGACAGGTCACACTCACTCACATCTACCTCACCAACACTGTCCTCTAGGAGAGCAGTGGAAATCACTCTGTGCTTCTCTCCATCATGCAGAGAAGCTGGGTCCCTTGGTTTATGTAGCTGTACAAGTGCCACATCCTGAGACTCACTGAGATCTCTCTGATCTTCTTTGACAAGGAACCCTTCAGTTTTACAAGTGCCATCATCTAAGTCCTCCCCATTGTGCTGTGTGAACTCCTTAGTGAAGTGTTCGGGCCTCAGTGGCTGTGGAGCACCGTCAGCCTTCCCCTTCTTCACCACATGCAGAAAGGCTGCCTTGCCCAGTTTCAGACGCTGCCGTGCAGACAGCGcctccatctttttcttctgGGCTTCAATAGCCCTGCGCTTTTCCTCCAGCTGCATGTGCAGCTGCACCAGCTCAGAAGCCAGCAGACTGGCAGGGTCCTTGCTGTGCCTGCCAGGGCTCTGCTCCCTCTTTTGGCGCCATGTAGTCAGAGGGGCTGGGCAGCTTTCGGATGCATCTGGAGTAGTCTTCTGGGAGCTGCTGGTGCTGGACTTGGTCTCACAGCTGTTGAGCCGCTGGAGCTTCCTTTCAGCAAAGCTGGTCATCTTTACACTTCCACTTGCCATGGACATGCTGCTGAGCTGAGAGGTCGTGCTCAGACATGGGCTTGAGCGGCCACTGGCATCATCCTTGTCTTCGTGTTCCTTTACCTTCATATCCTCTTGTAGTTTGGCTGATTCTTCCTCACCAGCATATCTGGGAATAACCACAGGATGGTCCTCACCAATGAAATCCTGCTCTGCATCCTCTACGTCTACCACATCAGAGTCAGAGTCCTGCCTCAGGATAGTCCAGGGCTCTGAGTCGTGGGAACTAGGGCTCTGGGAACCAACATACCACCTCCCCTCATCTTCCTCAGCCCTGCCTACATGGAGGAAGAAGCCATCAGCAGCCTGCCCCTGAGGATCAAATCTACCCATGGCCACAGGCTCTCCTTCTCCTGCAGCTTCTGCTGACTGTGATACTACCTCTGCAGGATCAATGCTTGTGGCAAATTCTGAACAAGGAATTGGGGTGAAAGTTCTGTTCAGGTCATGACTGCCATGGTTACCAGTCACTTTCTTCCGTACCAGAGGCTGGGAGCCCTCACTAGGCCTCTTGGACACAGTGGTCCTTGGCCTCCCTTCTCCACGCTCATCTTCCTTAGTGATGATCTGCTTCTCTTTGGCTGGCCGAAGTACTGCTGGCATCAGGGGCTCTAAGTAAAAACTGTCAGGTTTACTCTCCAAAGTGTCCACCTGTCTCTGGGGAGACCTGACACTTGCCAGCAGGCCTGGGGCCTGAGGTGAGGTCCTGGGGATCTCTGGGGAATGAGGAGACACATCTGTCCTGATGATGGCCACAagttcttcctcctcatcctcaatGTTGACATTACTCAGGAGGCTTTTCCCATTGGTCTTCCCAGCTGAAGGGTGGGGTTGGTTCTGTGGGGTCAGATGGATAATGTTGGATGCCAAGCTGTCTTTGCTGATAGAGCGAGCCAAGCTGACACTGTCACCAGAGCTGGGGTCCACATCACAACTGGTAGCATGATGGAGAGCAAAGGGTGTTGGCTGGGACACAGGCCTGAAACAAGAGGAGAAACTCACTGTTTAAAAGCCTGAGTGAGAGGAGTtcaaggtatggagagaggtagagagggagagagaagggaagggagagagaaggaaagagagggagggaagggggagagggaaggagggagggaggagggaNNNNNNNNNNNNNNNNNNNNNNNNNNNNNNNNNNNNNNNNNNNNNNNNNNNNNNNNNNNNNNNNNNNNNNNNNNNNNNNNNNNNNNNNNNNNNNNNNNNNNNNNNNNNNNNNNNNNNNNNNNNNNNNNNNNNNNNNNNNNNNNNNNNNNNNNNNNNNNNNNNNNNNNNNNNNNNNNNNNNNNNNNNNNNNNNNNNNNNNNNNNNNNNNNNNNNNNNNNNNNNNNNNNNNNNNNNNNNNNNNNNNNNNNNNNNNNNNNNNNNNNNNNNNNNNNNNNNNNNNNNNNNNNNNNNNNNNNNNNNNNNNNNNNNNNNNNNNNNNNNNNNNNNNNNNNNNNNNNNNNNNNNNNNNNNNNNNNNNNNNNNNNNNNNNNNNNNNNNNNgagggagggagggagggagggagggagggagagagagagagagaaagagagagagagaacaccactCTTCCATGTAGAAGCCTTATATAAATGCTCTAGGGCAAAAGAGCACCAGAGGCAACTTTAGGTGAATGACTCAAAATCGTTTTGCTCTCAGCACTCCTTCATATTGGTTTTAAAGTAATCAAGGCCCCAATGAGCCTTGATTTACTATATCTAGCACACTATAAATGAAAGCTCAAATATTTTTGAAACCCTAAATAAATAtcacaagaaacatgaaaaataattacatatacatacatatatttttttttaaacaaaagcctATAGCGTAGGTGGCACTACTGCTATTACAGACCTCTCTGACATCTGGTAGACCCTCACATCTCCCTCTTGCTGCAACACCACAAATCACACAGCCACTTGGCAAATACATAGCGGCTCATATGAGAGGATGAGCATAGAAGAGAGGCTGACACTGCAgtgagaacactggctgccagCTCCCTGAGGCAGCCTGGTGAATCTTTAAGGGTCCCTGGAATACATCTAGAGAACCGTTGCTTAGTCTAATGAGCATTTAAGTAGAAACAGAACCAAGTTACTCACCTGTTTTTTTTATCTTGCCATGCTACTGCTGCACCTCGTGGCTGACCATCAACCCGAGTTAAAGAATTCGATCTATGTCGATGATCTGTAGTTTGGAGGAAATAAGCACATTCAATGTTAAGTAGTCAACTCTGTACCACTTGAAGTTCCTTCAATGTAATAGCCATTTCTCTGGGTAATGAATCCTAACTCAACCCACACCACCACCCAGGAAAACAAATAACCAGAAGAGTACAACTTCCAGTAGCTCCAATAAGTGAAGCATGGTGTAATCAGGGCAGAATGCTTGGGACACCTGTCATTCTGTGCATGCTGCACAGAACTTACCAGGTTTGAAATGACATTTGTACTACAAGACTATAAATTCTGAGCTGTAtcaacacaaattaaaatttatcctgctagggctggagagttggctcagagtttaagagcattggctgttcttccagaggtcctgagttcaattcccagcaaccccatggtggctcacaaccatctataatgagatctggtgccctcttctggcaaggcactcatatataaaataaatctttaaaaaataggtaggtaggtaagtaGGTAGGTAGAGGTACCGGAAAAAAATATCCTGCTGTTCTTAACTAAAATGGGTACATAGGTTAAGATCATTCAATtttgaagaatattattttactaaataaactatgtaaagaaaaagtaacaaaaaagaaaagagaagagaatcaTGCTCTCACCAGGGATGTCCTCTGCCTGTGACACTTTTTGCTGTTTCTGCCTCAATGGCAACAAAGGATGGGATGGACTAAATGTGGAAGCGCCTTTcccactaaataaaaataattcagagaaaataatgagTTTATCAAACTTCAAGTTCAAAAGCAAAGGCAaaggatggtgagatggctcagtaaagaaGGGCACTGGTGGAGAAAGCCTGACAGCCTAAATTCTATATCGCTAGGTCCCACATAGTAGAAGGGAAGAATttactcctacaagttgtcctgacttccacatggaTGATATGGTGTATGTGTAACcataaatacacatgcatgcacgcacatgcacgtgcgtacacacacacacacacacacacacacacacacacacacacacacacacacacacacacacacacgcacaccataCACAACCAACCAATCAATGTACAAGTAAAGTGCAAAGGCATATAAATAACAGAAAGCACTATTAACTTGTACCAAGCTGGGAACAGTCAGCAGGTTTCTCTGAggaaatattttctgtaaaaCTGAACtaaaaggggttggagagatggctcagagactaagaacactgactgttcttccagaggtcctgaattcaattcccagcaaccacatggggctcacaaccatctataatgagatctggtgccctcttctggcctgcaggcatacatgtaggcataacactgcatacataataaataaaacttaaaaaaaaaaaaaaacctgaaccaAAAGAAGAACAACAAAGTTTTGAATTTGAGATAAAAATCTCAAACTGAACTAaaagatagctcagctggtaaagtgtttgccataaGGAGGATCTGAGttaattaccagcacccacataaaaaagccaggcagagcAACATGTTATCTGTAATTCATGCACTGGAGAGGTTTGCtgaccagctagtctagccaaattggtgagttcTGGATTTAATGAGAGACCTTATCGAAAAAGATAAGGTGGAGTGTGATCTGGCCTCAacacacaggtgcatacatgtgcacaaacacactcacTAATCGAAAAGCTGTAAACAGGGAATTGTACAACTTCTAGTTGTAGCATGTGACACAAAAATTCAAGCGACTACCACAAACGGAACCCAGCAAGGGGGTGGAAGTAAGAACAGTGcatgatatgtatgtatgaaaataccagacagtagtggcacacacctttaatcccaacacttgggagacagaagcagttggatctctgagttcaaggccagcctggtctacacagcaagttccaggccatccaaggctaaagtgagaccctctctcaaaaacccaaaaataaaaagtttaaaaatccacaaagatgactccaCCACATCAAACTGACTGAAAATGCTGAAAATAACCTGAGCATAAACCCCACATAGACAAGTAGGGCACTCCCACAAAGCCAAGACAGTAGCACCCTCACACATTTTACAGGATAGCGTGGAAACAGCCCACAAAAAATCCACAATTATTCACACTTTTTCTACTTCTGCAATCACTGCTTGAATAAAATGGATTCATGGCTGTGGCCATGAGGACACTCACTCACACTGACCAGGTGAGCTGCTCTGTGCAGCTGCAGTAACCCAGCTGTGGAGGTTGGGACTAGCTTGCCCAACAGGAAGCACACTCGCACTGCAGGTGAAATAGCAATATTTTGCTATTTCACTTTGGGACAGAACTTGGCCAAGGGACAGTAATAAAGTGTGGACAGGAATCACAGAGGCATTCAATACACTGGGCTGTAGCTACTAGGGTTAAGCCCAAAGGGACAAAGACAGTGAAAGGTTcttcagagacaaagacacaaggaagaaagggagacaaAAGCTGCACAGAAAGGATAGAAGGTGCAGGGAGCCCAGAGGAGCCCAGCAGAGGTTGGGGAAGAC
Coding sequences within it:
- the Camsap1 gene encoding calmodulin-regulated spectrin-associated protein 1 isoform X2, which translates into the protein MDAGGRSAAEGWRRMEAPPEGADLVPLDRYDAARAKIAANLQWICAKAYGLDNIPEDLRDPFYIDQYEQEHIKPPVIKLLLSSELYCRVCSLILKGDQVATLQGHQSVIQALSRKGIYVMESDDTPVTDADLSQAPIKMSAHMAMVDALMMAYTVEMISIEKVVASVKRFSTFSASKELPYDLEDAMVFWINKVNLKMREITEKEVKLKQQPMESPAHQKVRYRREHLSARQSPYFPLLEDLMRDGSDGAALLAVVHYYCPEQMKLDDICLKEVPSMADSLYNIRLLREFANEHLNKCFYLTLEDMLYAPLVLKPNVMVFIAELFWWFENVKPDFVQPRDIQELKDAKTVLQQKSSRPPVPISNATKRSFLGSPAAMSPADLPPPSQPLTEGSHRYHLHSEEPECLGKGASTFSPSHPLLPLRQKQQKVSQAEDIPDHRHRSNSLTRVDGQPRGAAVAWQDKKNRPVSQPTPFALHHATSCDVDPSSGDSVSLARSISKDSLASNIIHLTPQNQPHPSAGKTNGKSLLSNVNIEDEEEELVAIIRTDVSPHSPEIPRTSPQAPGLLASVRSPQRQVDTLESKPDSFYLEPLMPAVLRPAKEKQIITKEDERGEGRPRTTVSKRPSEGSQPLVRKKVTGNHGSHDLNRTFTPIPCSEFATSIDPAEVVSQSAEAAGEGEPVAMGRFDPQGQAADGFFLHVGRAEEDEGRWYVGSQSPSSHDSEPWTILRQDSDSDVVDVEDAEQDFIGEDHPVVIPRYAGEEESAKLQEDMKVKEHEDKDDASGRSSPCLSTTSQLSSMSMASGSVKMTSFAERKLQRLNSCETKSSTSSSQKTTPDASESCPAPLTTWRQKREQSPGRHSKDPASLLASELVQLHMQLEEKRRAIEAQKKKMEALSARQRLKLGKAAFLHVVKKGKADGAPQPLRPEHFTKEFTQHNGEDLDDGTCKTEGFLVKEDQRDLSESQDVALVQLHKPRDPASLHDGEKHRVISTALLEDSVGEVDVSECDLSIEKLNETISTLQQAILKISQQQEQLLMKSPTVPTPGAKNNCQDQKVKAPVHFVEPLSPTGVPGHRKPPRLGQGRNSRPGRPAELKVPKDRQQGCSRSKTPTPSMETLPHPRSLPPSTHPRSPSDPGGEPPEKCLFDSYRLHDESNHRAFVLSSCKDANIVSEQMNFKEGLDTSVKEAGLSSSAIIGKEHTLMEEPLRSKASLIEVDLSDLKAPDEDGEGVGNESSVELGGDGDQKPGVGFFFKDEQKAEDELAKKRAAFLLKQQRKAEEARARKQQLEAEVELKRDEARRKAEEDRLRKEEEKARRELIKQEYLRRKQQQALEEQGLGKPKSKPKKPRPKSVHREESCSDSGTKCSSTPDNLSRTHSGSSLSLASAATTEPESVHSGGTPSHRVESLEALPILSRNPSRSTDRDWETASAASSLASVAEYTGPKLFKEPSSKSNKPIIHNAISHCCLAGKVNEPHKNSILEELEKCDANHYIILFRDAGCQFRALYCYQPDTEEIYKLTGTGPKSITKKMIDKLYKYSSDRKQFNLIPAKTMSVSVDALTIHNHLWQPKRPTVPKKNQTRK
- the Camsap1 gene encoding calmodulin-regulated spectrin-associated protein 1 isoform X3; amino-acid sequence: MDAGGRSAAEGWRRMEAPPEGADLVPLDRYDAARAKIAANLQWICAKAYGLDNIPEDLRDPFYIDQYEQEHIKPPVIKLLLSSELYCRVCSLILKGDQVATLQGHQSVIQALSRKGIYVMESDDTPVTDADLSQAPIKMSAHMAMVDALMMAYTVEMISIEKVVASVKRFSTFSASKELPYDLEDAMVFWINKVNLKMREITEKEVKLKQQPMESPAHQKVRYRREHLSARQSPYFPLLEDLMRDGSDGAALLAVVHYYCPEQMKLDDICLKEVPSMADSLYNIRLLREFANEHLNKCFYLTLEDMLYAPLVLKPNVMVFIAELFWWFENVKPDFVQPRDIQELKDAKTVLQQKSSRPPVPISNATKRSFLGSPAAMSPADLPPPSQPLTEGSHRYHLHSEEPECLGKGASTFSPSHPLLPLRQKQQKVSQAEDIPDHRHRSNSLTRVDGQPRGAAVAWQDKKNRPVSQPTPFALHHATSCDVDPSSGDSVSLARSISKDSLASNIIHLTPQNQPHPSAGKTNGKSLLSNVNIEDEEEELVAIIRTDVSPHSPEIPRTSPQAPGLLASVRSPQRQVDTLESKPDSFYLEPLMPAVLRPAKEKQIITKEDERGEGRPRTTVSKRPSEGSQPLVRKKVTGNHGSHDLNRTFTPIPCSEFATSIDPAEVVSQSAEAAGEGEPVAMGRFDPQGQAADGFFLHVGRAEEDEGRWYVGSQSPSSHDSEPWTILRQDSDSDVVDVEDAEQDFIGEDHPVVIPRYAGEEESAKLQEDMKVKEHEDKDDASGRSSPCLSTTSQLSSMSMASGSVKMTSFAERKLQRLNSCETKSSTSSSQKTTPDASESCPAPLTTWRQKREQSPGRHSKDPASLLASELVQLHMQLEEKRRAIEAQKKKMEALSARQRLKLGKAAFLHVVKKGKADGAPQPLRPEHFTKEFTQHNGEDLDDGTCKTEGFLVKEDQRDLSESQDVALVQLHKPRDPASLHDGEKHRVISTALLEDSVGEVDVSECDLSIEKLNETISTLQQAILKISQQQEQLLMKSPTVPTPGAKNNCQDQKDEQKAEDELAKKRAAFLLKQQRKAEEARARKQQLEAEVELKRDEARRKAEEDRLRKEEEKARRELIKQEYLRRKQQQALEEQGLGKPKSKPKKPRPKSVHREESCSDSGTKCSSTPDNLSRTHSGSSLSLASAATTEPESVHSGGTPSHRVESLEALPILSRNPSRSTDRDWETASAASSLASVAEYTGPKLFKEPSSKSNKPIIHNAISHCCLAGKVNEPHKNSILEELEKCDANHYIILFRDAGCQFRALYCYQPDTEEIYKLTGTGPKSITKKMIDKLYKYSSDRKQFNLIPAKTMSVSVDALTIHNHLWQPKRPTVPKKNQTRK
- the Camsap1 gene encoding calmodulin-regulated spectrin-associated protein 1 isoform X4: MADSLYNIRLLREFANEHLNKCFYLTLEDMLYAPLVLKPNVMVFIAELFWWFENVKPDFVQPRDIQELKDAKTVLQQKSSRPPVPISNATKRSFLGSPAAMSPADLPPPSQPLTEGSHRYHLHSEEPECLGKGASTFSPSHPLLPLRQKQQKVSQAEDIPDHRHRSNSLTRVDGQPRGAAVAWQDKKNRPVSQPTPFALHHATSCDVDPSSGDSVSLARSISKDSLASNIIHLTPQNQPHPSAGKTNGKSLLSNVNIEDEEEELVAIIRTDVSPHSPEIPRTSPQAPGLLASVRSPQRQVDTLESKPDSFYLEPLMPAVLRPAKEKQIITKEDERGEGRPRTTVSKRPSEGSQPLVRKKVTGNHGSHDLNRTFTPIPCSEFATSIDPAEVVSQSAEAAGEGEPVAMGRFDPQGQAADGFFLHVGRAEEDEGRWYVGSQSPSSHDSEPWTILRQDSDSDVVDVEDAEQDFIGEDHPVVIPRYAGEEESAKLQEDMKVKEHEDKDDASGRSSPCLSTTSQLSSMSMASGSVKMTSFAERKLQRLNSCETKSSTSSSQKTTPDASESCPAPLTTWRQKREQSPGRHSKDPASLLASELVQLHMQLEEKRRAIEAQKKKMEALSARQRLKLGKAAFLHVVKKGKADGAPQPLRPEHFTKEFTQHNGEDLDDGTCKTEGFLVKEDQRDLSESQDVALVQLHKPRDPASLHDGEKHRVISTALLEDSVGEVDVSECDLSIEKLNETISTLQQAILKISQQQEQLLMKSPTVPTPGAKNNCQDQKVKAPVHFVEPLSPTGVPGHRKPPRLGQGRNSRPGRPAELKVPKDRQQGCSRSKTPTPSMETLPHPRSLPPSTHPRSPSDPGGEPPEKCLFDSYRLHDESNHRAFVLSSCKDANIVSEQMNFKEGLDTSVKEAGLSSSAIIGKEHTLMEEPLRSKASLIEVDLSDLKAPDEDGEGVGNESSVELGGDGDQKPGVGFFFKDEQKAEDELAKKRAAFLLKQQRKAEEARARKQQLEAEVELKRDEARRKAEEDRLRKEEEKARRELIKQEYLRRKQQQALEEQGLGKPKSKPKKPRPKSVHREESCSDSGTKCSSTPDNLSRTHSGSSLSLASAATTEPESVHSGGTPSHRVESLEALPILSRNPSRSTDRDWETASAASSLASVAEYTGPKLFKEPSSKSNKPIIHNAISHCCLAGKVNEPHKNSILEELEKCDANHYIILFRDAGCQFRALYCYQPDTEEIYKLTGTGPKSITKKMIDKLYKYSSDRKQFNLIPAKTMSVSVDALTIHNHLWQPKRPTVPKKNQTRK